The following are encoded in a window of Panicum virgatum strain AP13 chromosome 5N, P.virgatum_v5, whole genome shotgun sequence genomic DNA:
- the LOC120676134 gene encoding receptor protein-tyrosine kinase CEPR2-like, translating into MSTSDFHIYFLLFLVLCNLGISKSLPLDRDALLEIKGFLEDPHNYLYNWDKFHSPCQFYGVTCDNDSGDVIGISLSNISLSGTISSSFSLLQQLRTLELGANSISGTVPAAMANCTNLQVLNLSMNSLTGQLPDLSALLDLQVLDLSTNSFNGAFPAWVSKLSGLTQLGLGENNFDEGDVPESIGDLKNLTWLFLGQCNLRGEIPASVFDLVSLGTLDFSRNQITGVFPKAISKMRNLWKIELYQNNLTGEIPQELENLTLLSEFDVSRNQLTGMLPKEIGSLKKLRIFHIYHNNFYGELPEGLGELLFLESFSTYENQFSGKFPANLGRFSPLNTIDISENYFSGEFPRFLCQNNKLQFLLALTNNFSGEFPGSYSSCKTLQRFRISQNQFSGSIPPGLWGLPNAVIIDVADNGFTGDISSDIGFSVTLNQLYVQNNNFIGVLPVELGRLSQLQKLVASNNRFSGQIPIQIGSLKQLTYLHLEYNALEGPIPPDIGMCSSMVDLNLAENSLIGEIPDTLISLFNLNSLNISHNMISGDIPDGLQSLKLSDIDFSHNKLSGPVPRQFLMIAGDDAFSENAGLCVADTSEEWKKSVSNLRPCQWSDNRHKFSMRCLFLVLITVTSLLVLLSGLACLSYENYKLEELNRKGDIESGGGTDLKWVLETFHPPELDPEEICNLDAENLIGCGGTGKVYRLELSKGRGTVAVKELWKRDDAKVLKTEINTLGKIRHRNILKLNAFFTGGISNFLVYEYVVNGNLYDAIRREFKAGLPELDWDKRCRIAVGVAKGIMYLHHDCSPAIIHRDIKSTNILLDEDYEAKLADFGIARLVEGLPLSCFAGTHGYMAPELAYSLKATEKSDVYSFGVVLLELLTGRSPTDQQFDSEMSIVSWVSFHLAEQSPTAVLDPKVSNDSSEYMIKALNIAILCTAQLPSERPTMREVVKMLIDNDPSSTTGRAKNKNDK; encoded by the exons ATGTCAACCTCAgattttcatatatattttctGTTATTTCTCGTGCTATGCAATTTGGGAATATCAAAATCCCTACCTCTGGATAGAGACGCCCTTTTGGAGATAAAAGGTTTTCTGGAAGATCCACATAATTACCTATACAACTGGGATAAATTTCATTCACCGTGCCAATTTTATGGTGTTACATGTGACAATGATTCTGGTGATGTCATTGGGATATCACTCTCAAATATATCACTATCAGGGACTATATCATCTTCATTTTCTCTTCTTCAACAATTACGCACCCTGGAGCTTGGGGCAAACTCCATCTCAGGAACTGTTCCCGCCGCAATGGCCAACTGCACAAATCTTCAGGTTCTAAATCTGTCAATGAACAGTTTAACAGGCCAGTTGCCCGATCTTTCAGCATTGCTCGACCTACAAGTTCTTGACTTGTCCACAAATAGTTTTAATGGGGCATTTCCTGCATGGGTCAGCAAATTATCAGGTCTAACTCAATTAGGCCTAGGAGAGAACAACTTCGATGAAGGTGATGTTCCAGAAAGCATCGGAGACCTGAAGAATTTAACATGGCTATTCCTGGGACAATGCAATCTTAGGGGAGAGATACCAGCTTCAGTCTTTGATTTGGTATCACTTGGGACACTGGACTTCTCACGCAATCAGATTACTGGTGTATTTCCAAAGGCAATATCCAAAATGAGGAACCTGTGGAAGATTGAGCTCTACCAAAACAACCTGACCGGTGAAATTCCTCAAGAGCTTGAAAATCTAACCTTGTTATCTGAGTTTGATGTGTCTCGCAATCAGCTGACTGGCATGCTGCCTAAGGAAATTGGTAGCCTCAAAAAGCTGAGGATATTTCATATATACCACAATAACTTCTATGGTGAACTTCCTGAAGGGCTGGGGGAACTGCTGTTTCTTGAATCATTCTCAACCTATGAAAATCAGTTCTCAGGAAAGTTTCCTGCTAACCTTGGCCGATTCTCACCACTCAACACAATTGACATATCAGAGAATTATTTTTCTGGCGAATTTCCAAGATTCTTGTGCCAAAACAACAAGCTTCAGTTCTTACTGGCTTTGACCAACAACTTCTCAGGTGAATTCCCTGGCTCCTATTCTTCCTGCAAGACACTTCAGAGGTTCAGAATAAGTCAAAATCAATTCAGTGGGAGTATTCCTCCAGGATTATGGGGATTGCCTAATGCTGTGATAATTGATGTTGCTGATAATGGATTTACTGGGGACATATCTTCTGATATAGGTTTTTCAGTTACTCTGAACCAGCTGTATGTTCAGAACAACAACTTCATTGGGGTGCTTCCAGTAGAACTTGGAAGGCTCTCCCAGCTGCAGAAGTTGGTTGCTTCCAACAACAGATTCTCTGGTCAAATTCCTATACAGATTGGAAGTCTCAAGCAGCTAACTTACCTTCATTTGGAATATAATGCACTGGAAGGGCCAATACCTCCAGACATTGGTATGTGCAGTAGCATGGTTGACCTGAACCTTGCAGAGAATTCTTTGATTGGAGAAATTCCAGACACATTGATCTCCCTCTTCAATCTCAATTCACTCAATATATCCCATAACATGATCTCTGGTGACATTCCTGATGGTCTGCAGTCATTGAAGCTGAGTGATATTGATTTCTCCCATAACAAGTTATCCGGCCCAGTCCCTCGTCAATTCCTGATGATAGCTGGAGATGATGCATTCTCTGAAAATGCCGGCCTTTGTGTTGCAGACACTTCAGAAGAGTGGAAGAAAAGTGTCTCTAATTTAAGACCATGTCAGTGGTCCGACAACCGTCACAAATTCTCAATGAGATGTCTTTTTCTTGTGCTGATCACAGTGACATCTTTGCTTGTTCTCCTATCTGGGTTGGCATGTCTTAGCTATGAAAATTACAAACTTGAAGAGTTGAATAGAAAAGGGGACATTGAGAGTGGTGGTGGCACTGACTTGAAGTGGGTTCTTGAGACCTTCCATCCTCCAGAGCTTGACCCTGAGGAAATATGCAACTTGGATGCAGAGAATTTGATTGGCTGTGGAGGCACTGGCAAAGTTTACAGACTAGAATTGAGCAAGGGAAGGGGAACTGTGGCTGTGAAGGAGTTGTGGAAGCGTGATGATGCAAAGGTCTTGAAGACTGAGATAAATACCCTTGGGAAGATACGCCATCGGAAcattctgaaactcaatgcaTTTTTTACTGGTGGAATATCAAACTTTCTTGTCTATGAGTATGTGGTGAATGGCAACCTGTATGATGCTATTCGCCGTGAGTTCAAAGCTGGACTGCCCGAACTTGATTGGGACAAGCGGTGCCGGATTGCTGTTGGGGTTGCTAAGGGCATCATGTACCTTCACCATGATTGCTCCCCAGCCATAATTCATCGGGACATAAAGTCGACCAACATACTTCTGGATGAGGACTATGAAGCTAAGCTTGCAGATTTCGGCATTGCTAGATTGGTGGAAGGTTTACCACTTAGCTGCTTTGCTGGTACCCATGGCTACATGGCTCCTG AGCTTGCGTATTCTCTAAAGGCCACAGAGAAGAGTGATGTTTACAGCTTTGGTGTTGTACTACTAGAGTTGCTTACCGGGCGTAGCCCAACTGATCAACAGTTTGACAGCGAAATGAGCATTGTCTCATGGGTTTCATTTCATCTGGCTGAGCAAAGCCCAACAGCTGTTCTTGATCCAAAAGTAAGCAATGACTCATCAGAGTACATGATAAAGGCCCTGAATATTGCTATTCTTTGTACTGCTCAGCTTCCTTCTGAACGGCCGACAATGAGAGAAGTTGTGAAAATGCTCATCGACAATGATCCGAGCTCCACAACTGGGAGGGCAAAGAACAAGAATGATAAGTAA
- the LOC120676135 gene encoding amino acid permease 8-like: protein MDKSAAAADDVERGDYEQEHERTGTVWTATAHIVTAVIGSGVLALAWSVAQLGWVAGPLALAGFACVTYYTSTLLANAYRAPHPVTGDRNRTYMDAVRSYLSPREVFMCGIAQYVNLWGTMVGYTITATISMVAIRQSDCSRRNGAGARCDASGTVLMLAFSVVQVVLSQFPGLEHITWLSVVAAVMSFAYSFIGLGLSVGQLVSHGGGLGGRIAGATAASSTKKLWNVLLALGNIAFAYTFAEVLIEIQDTLKSPPAENKTMKKASMYGIGATTIFYISVGCAGYAAFGSNAPGNILTAAGLGPFWLVDIANMCLILHLIGAYQVYAQPIFASVERWAASRWPEAKFINSAYTVSIPLMQRGSVTVAPYKLVLRTVIVVATTVVAMMIPFFNAVLGLLGAFSFWPLTVYFPVSMHIAQCKITKGRKKWYLLQGLSMVCLMISVAVGIGSVTDIVDSLKVSSNPFKTVS, encoded by the exons ATGGAcaagagcgcggcggcggcagacgaCGTCGAGAGGGGCGACTACGAGCAGGAGCACGAGCGGACAG GGACGGtatggacggcgacggcgcacaTTGTGACGGCGGTGATCGGCTCCGGCGTGCTGGCGCTGGCGTGGAGCGTGGCGCAGCTGGGCTGGGTCGCGGGGcccctcgcgctcgccggctTCGCGTGCGTCACCTACTACACCTCCACGCTGCTCGCCAACGCCTACCGCGCGCCGCACCCCGTCACCGGAGACAGGAACCGCACCTACATGGACGCCGTCAGATCATACCTCA GTCCCAGAGAGGTGTTCATGTGCGGCATCGCCCAGTACGTCAACCTGTGGGGCACCATGGTCGGCTACACCATCACCGCGACCATAAGCATGGT GGCGATTAGGCAGTCGGACTGCTCCCGCCGgaacggcgccggcgcgcgctgCGACGCGTCGGGGACCGTGCTGATGCTGGCCTTCAGCGTGGTCCAGGTGGTGCTGTCCCAGTTCCCCGGCCTGGAGCACATCACCTGGCTGTCCGTCGTCGCGGCGGTCATGTCGTTCGCCTACTCCTTCATCGGCCTCGGACTCTCGGTGGGGCAGTTGGTGTCGCACGGCGGCGGTCTCGGGGGCAGGATTGCGGGTGCCACCGCGGCGTCCTCGACCAAGAAGCTCTGGAACGTGCTTCTGGCCCTGGGGAACATTGCCTTTGCTTACACTTTTGCGGAAGTGCTGATCGAGATACAG GATACGCTGAAGTCACCACCAGCGGAGAACAAGACCATGAAGAAGGCATCAATGTATGGGATTGGAGCCACCACCATCTTCTACATCTCCGTTGGCTGTGCTGGGTATGCGGCATTTGGTTCAAATGCTCCCGGCAATATCTTGACGGCGGCTGGGCTAGGGCCCTTCTGGCTCGTCGACATTGCCAACATGTGCCTCATCCTCCACCTCATTGGAGCATACCAG GTTTATGCGCAGCCTATATTCGCCTCAGTTGAGAGGTGGGCTGCCTCCCGGTGGCCGGAAGCCAAGTTCATCAACAGTGCATACACCGTCAGCATCCCCTTGATGCAGCGAGGATCTGTGACCGTAGCGCCATACAAGCTCGTCTTAAGGACAGTCATAGTTGTGGCGACGACTGTGGTGGCAATGATGATACCATTCTTCAACGCTGTGCTGGGGCTCCTTGGAGCATTCAGCTTCTGGCCGCTGACGGTTTACTTCCCCGTAAGCATGCACATTGCCCAATGCAAGATCACCAAGGGGAGGAAGAAGTGGTATCTTCTGCAGGGTTTGAGCATGGTTTGTTTGATGATTTCAGTGGCAGTGGGTATAGGCTCTGTGACTGACATTGTGGATAgcttgaaggtctcttccaacCCTTTTAAAACTGTCAGCTAG